A section of the Arabiibacter massiliensis genome encodes:
- a CDS encoding VWA domain-containing protein: protein MNANETTTGHATTELVFLLDRSGSMAGLETDTIGGFNAVLEQHRQQPGQAVLSTVLFDHETLVLHDRADLQQVRPLTSDDYSVRGSTALLDAVGGSIKHIAMVQRYLPDGFKPDKTIFVITTDGMENASRRYSYDDVKRLISEREEQGWEFLFLGANIDAAKEAGRIGIPAARAARYVADGEGSAVMFGAVAQATCNLREQQVLSEDWSDAIADDLEARG, encoded by the coding sequence ATGAACGCCAACGAAACGACAACCGGGCACGCAACGACTGAGCTCGTGTTCCTGCTAGATCGCAGCGGGTCGATGGCCGGCCTGGAAACGGATACTATCGGCGGCTTCAACGCAGTGCTTGAGCAGCATCGCCAGCAGCCCGGGCAGGCGGTTCTCTCCACGGTGCTGTTCGACCACGAGACGCTCGTGCTGCACGACCGGGCAGACCTGCAGCAGGTGCGGCCGCTCACGAGCGACGACTACTCCGTGCGCGGCTCGACGGCCCTGCTCGATGCGGTGGGCGGCTCCATCAAGCACATCGCCATGGTGCAGCGCTACCTGCCCGACGGGTTCAAGCCGGACAAGACCATCTTCGTCATCACCACCGACGGCATGGAGAACGCGAGCCGCCGCTACTCGTACGATGATGTCAAGCGCCTGATAAGCGAGCGCGAGGAGCAAGGGTGGGAGTTTTTGTTCCTCGGCGCGAACATCGACGCGGCGAAGGAGGCGGGGAGGATAGGCATCCCGGCCGCGCGGGCGGCGCGCTACGTGGCCGACGGCGAGGGATCCGCGGTGATGTTCGGGGCCGTCGCGCAGGCCACCTGCAACCTGCGCGAGCAGCAGGTGCTGTCCGAAGACTGGAGCGACGCGATTGCCGATGATCTTGAGGCACGCGGATAG
- a CDS encoding macro domain-containing protein, protein MPFRIVRDDIAHMRVDAVVNAANAQLLAGGGVCGSLFHGAGHEELARACRAIGVCPVGGAVVTPGFALPARYIIHAVGPIWRGGDEGEAALLRQCYDAALARAEELGVESVAFPLISTGAFGFPKPAALAIALEAFASFLADHDVDIYLVVFDRASFDIGESLFASVRQYIDDTYEKAYDYLGTAVLSDELAAGFSFEDTELRSRRVQPAAPRVAARSATASQAEDLSQLVDNLDESFSECLLRLIDERSMTDVEAYKRANVSRKLFSKIRSDKAYRPSKPTALAFAVALRLSLEETKGLLEKAGFALSHASKFDVIVEYFIRRQEYDLFVINETLFAFDQMLLGS, encoded by the coding sequence ATGCCGTTTCGGATCGTTCGCGACGATATAGCGCATATGCGGGTGGACGCGGTAGTGAACGCCGCGAACGCCCAGCTGCTGGCGGGCGGGGGCGTGTGCGGCTCGCTGTTCCACGGCGCCGGGCATGAGGAGCTTGCGCGCGCATGTCGCGCCATCGGCGTCTGCCCGGTGGGCGGGGCGGTGGTCACGCCGGGGTTCGCGCTGCCCGCCCGCTACATCATCCACGCGGTGGGGCCCATCTGGCGCGGCGGGGATGAAGGCGAGGCGGCGCTGCTTCGGCAATGCTACGACGCAGCTCTCGCCCGTGCTGAGGAGCTTGGCGTCGAGTCGGTGGCGTTCCCGCTCATCTCCACCGGTGCATTCGGCTTCCCCAAGCCGGCGGCGCTGGCCATCGCGCTCGAGGCGTTCGCGAGCTTCCTGGCCGACCATGACGTCGACATCTACCTCGTGGTGTTCGACCGCGCGTCGTTCGACATCGGGGAGTCGCTGTTCGCGTCGGTGCGGCAGTACATCGACGACACCTATGAGAAGGCGTATGACTACCTGGGGACGGCGGTCCTGAGCGATGAACTCGCTGCAGGATTCAGCTTCGAGGATACTGAACTCCGCAGCCGGCGCGTGCAGCCTGCTGCCCCGAGAGTCGCCGCTCGAAGCGCGACCGCCTCGCAGGCAGAAGACCTCTCCCAGCTCGTGGACAACCTGGATGAGTCGTTCTCTGAGTGTTTGCTGCGCCTCATCGATGAGCGCAGCATGACCGACGTGGAGGCGTACAAGCGCGCGAACGTCAGCCGCAAGCTGTTCTCGAAGATCCGCAGCGACAAGGCGTACCGCCCCAGCAAGCCCACGGCGCTCGCGTTCGCCGTGGCGCTGCGGCTCTCGCTCGAAGAGACGAAGGGCCTGCTCGAGAAGGCCGGATTCGCGCTCTCGCACGCGAGTAAGTTTGACGTGATCGTGGAGTATTTCATCCGGCGGCAGGAGTACGACCTGTTCGTCATCAACGAGACGCTGTTCGCCTTCGACCAGATGCTACTGGGCTCGTAA
- a CDS encoding RNA-binding domain-containing protein, producing MKREDIRRLAHELLASRHVESDFIEYKKSAEFKGGILKTMCAFANNYMNREIGLLFIGVEEEDAQDGRKAVPVLPIAGIDEANLETTENTLKSLVACVVPKPIVHFIVDEFDDRSYLIVAIEPGSAGPYETKEVASKKHGIKPGRYIRVSRDTVPPNHTQEFHLLKKFADYHFSSELNERATLDDLNYEYMREYLVQTGAREDVRTLSKLEMAKSMGLVSESDFGGLRVKNFAVLMFANRPRDFIKGAYVEVISDIMDDTDRMSAETFEGPIWVQAQFVGTYFKNVIERSFTVRTPGIDQHRIVYNYPAQAFEELATNMILHRQYDDENYGGIYVYADKIVFVNHNRPIPPVTIEAMNNDVEFPKRVYENPEIKEMFHALHLIESYGSGIRRAKSALEENGSPALRFEPDNDTDELTMVTMFINPEFAAMEAAVDRALTGKGTNGSDGVNEKTTQKTTQKTTQKVKLTAKDQETLAEFEQNPHQTIEQAARTLGISVDAAKKRVGKLQRIGMLEHVGPNKGGHWRIV from the coding sequence ATGAAACGCGAGGATATTCGCCGCTTGGCGCACGAGCTCCTGGCATCCCGTCATGTTGAAAGCGACTTCATCGAATACAAGAAATCAGCTGAGTTCAAGGGCGGCATCCTCAAAACGATGTGCGCTTTCGCCAACAATTACATGAACAGGGAAATCGGGCTTCTGTTCATCGGTGTCGAAGAAGAGGACGCGCAGGACGGACGGAAGGCCGTGCCCGTTCTGCCCATAGCCGGCATCGACGAGGCGAATCTGGAAACGACCGAGAACACGCTGAAGTCGCTTGTCGCCTGCGTCGTGCCCAAACCCATCGTGCATTTCATCGTAGACGAATTCGACGACCGCTCGTATCTCATCGTGGCCATCGAGCCAGGCTCCGCAGGCCCATACGAGACGAAAGAGGTCGCTTCGAAAAAGCACGGCATCAAACCGGGGCGCTACATCCGCGTGTCCCGCGACACCGTGCCGCCGAACCACACGCAGGAATTCCACTTGTTGAAGAAGTTCGCCGACTACCATTTCAGCTCGGAGCTCAACGAACGCGCCACGCTCGACGACCTCAACTACGAGTACATGCGCGAGTACCTGGTGCAGACTGGAGCACGCGAAGACGTCCGCACGCTCTCCAAGCTCGAGATGGCGAAAAGCATGGGACTTGTATCCGAAAGCGACTTCGGAGGCCTGCGCGTCAAGAATTTCGCGGTCCTCATGTTCGCCAACAGGCCCCGAGATTTTATCAAGGGCGCTTACGTCGAGGTTATCAGCGACATCATGGACGATACCGACCGCATGTCGGCGGAAACGTTCGAAGGGCCCATCTGGGTGCAGGCGCAATTCGTAGGGACGTACTTCAAAAACGTCATCGAGCGATCGTTCACCGTTCGCACGCCGGGAATCGACCAGCATCGCATCGTCTACAACTACCCTGCTCAGGCCTTCGAGGAACTTGCGACCAATATGATCCTGCACCGGCAGTACGATGACGAGAACTACGGCGGCATTTACGTGTACGCGGACAAGATCGTGTTCGTCAATCACAACCGCCCCATACCGCCCGTCACCATAGAAGCCATGAACAACGACGTCGAGTTTCCCAAGCGCGTGTACGAGAATCCCGAAATCAAGGAGATGTTCCACGCCCTCCATCTCATCGAGAGCTACGGCTCGGGCATTCGTCGCGCGAAGAGCGCCCTCGAGGAGAACGGCTCGCCCGCGCTACGCTTCGAACCCGACAACGACACCGACGAGCTCACCATGGTCACCATGTTCATAAACCCGGAGTTCGCTGCGATGGAAGCTGCGGTAGATCGGGCACTCACGGGCAAAGGGACGAACGGGAGTGACGGTGTAAATGAAAAAACTACCCAGAAAACTACCCAGAAAACTACCCAGAAAGTAAAGCTCACTGCAAAGGATCAGGAAACGCTCGCAGAGTTCGAGCAAAATCCGCACCAAACCATCGAGCAAGCGGCTCGCACGCTGGGCATAAGCGTCGATGCTGCGAAAAAACGCGTTGGGAAGCTGCAGCGGATTGGAATGCTCGAGCACGTCGGGCCGAACAAAGGCGGCCATTGGAGAATCGTTTAG
- a CDS encoding thiamine pyrophosphate-dependent enzyme, which translates to MAVTAKNMTDDELFFGHKACAGCGGSLAVRAALKVLGPNAVAALPAGCMSAVGFNFPQLAFANNAMITPFAATASVLTGIEAGLRAQHKLPDDCTVVGFAGDGGTADIGLQALSGAIDRNDDVLYICYDNEAYMNTGIQKSSLTPFGAKTTTTPAGSNVHGCLTQKKNLFEIVAAHGIPYAATASVGYLNDFIRKVERARDIKGTRYIHVIAPCPTGWGCGVDETADIAKDIVDTGLWYLAEYEGGSFKLNRDPKEFASVEAYLRRQGRFRALSDDEIAAVEAARDAKWEVMRREWK; encoded by the coding sequence ATGGCCGTCACCGCCAAGAACATGACCGACGACGAGCTGTTCTTCGGGCACAAGGCGTGCGCGGGCTGCGGCGGGTCGCTTGCCGTGCGCGCGGCGCTCAAGGTGCTGGGGCCGAACGCCGTGGCCGCGCTGCCCGCGGGCTGCATGAGCGCCGTCGGGTTCAACTTCCCGCAGCTCGCCTTTGCGAACAACGCCATGATCACGCCCTTCGCCGCCACGGCCAGCGTGCTCACCGGCATCGAGGCCGGCCTGCGCGCGCAACACAAGTTGCCCGACGACTGTACGGTGGTGGGCTTCGCCGGCGACGGCGGCACGGCCGACATCGGGCTGCAGGCGCTCTCGGGTGCCATCGACCGCAACGACGACGTGCTCTACATCTGCTACGACAACGAGGCGTACATGAACACGGGCATCCAGAAGAGCTCGCTCACCCCGTTCGGCGCCAAGACCACCACCACGCCGGCCGGCAGCAACGTGCACGGCTGCCTCACGCAGAAGAAGAACCTGTTCGAGATCGTGGCCGCGCACGGCATCCCCTACGCCGCCACGGCGAGCGTGGGCTACCTGAACGACTTCATCCGCAAGGTGGAGCGGGCGCGCGACATCAAGGGCACGCGCTACATCCACGTGATCGCCCCGTGCCCAACCGGCTGGGGCTGCGGCGTGGACGAGACGGCAGACATCGCCAAGGATATCGTGGACACGGGACTCTGGTACCTCGCTGAATACGAGGGCGGCTCGTTCAAGCTCAACCGCGACCCCAAGGAGTTCGCCAGCGTCGAAGCCTACCTGCGTCGCCAAGGCCGCTTCCGCGCGCTTTCGGACGACGAGATAGCCGCCGTCGAAGCCGCCCGCGACGCAAAGTGGGAGGTCATGCGGAGGGAGTGGAAGTAA
- the porA gene encoding pyruvate ferredoxin oxidoreductase, protein MKRFLSGDEALAEGVRLARPQVISAYPITPQTVVVERLSEMVEDGSLAAEYVHVESEHSALSCAIGASATGARTFTATSSQGLLYMAECLTYASGGRFPIVMMNANRATALPWNIYGDQRDSLSLLDHGWIQVYAENNQEALDLALMAYAVAEDPAVRTPVMVNLDGFALTHTYETVDVPTPDEADAFLPPYDGAGNRFDFENPVSIGFSAGPDYDRYFKYWEHRDMQEAAPRAIKEVEARFAEVFGRRYTGMIECVNCDDADVVLVTLGSVAGLVRGVVEKLRAQGVRAGMLRIRYLRPMPSVLVATALAAAKAVGVLEKDVSFGAEGTVYTNVNSALQQAGARVPSYNFIGGLGGDDISEAQVEGMFRALAQAAEGTLDLPHVSFLGIDSPADAVSEGGR, encoded by the coding sequence ATGAAGCGGTTCCTTTCCGGCGACGAGGCCCTCGCCGAGGGCGTGCGGCTGGCGCGCCCGCAGGTCATTTCCGCGTATCCCATCACGCCGCAGACGGTGGTGGTGGAGCGCCTGAGCGAGATGGTGGAGGACGGAAGTCTGGCCGCCGAGTACGTGCACGTGGAGTCCGAGCATTCGGCGCTCTCGTGCGCCATCGGCGCGTCGGCCACGGGCGCGCGCACGTTCACAGCCACGTCGAGCCAGGGCCTGCTGTACATGGCCGAGTGCCTGACCTACGCGTCGGGCGGGCGGTTCCCCATCGTCATGATGAACGCGAACCGCGCCACCGCCCTGCCGTGGAACATCTACGGCGACCAGCGCGACTCGCTGTCGCTTCTGGACCACGGCTGGATCCAGGTGTACGCCGAGAACAACCAGGAGGCGCTCGACCTGGCCCTCATGGCCTACGCCGTGGCCGAGGATCCGGCCGTGCGCACGCCGGTGATGGTGAACCTGGACGGCTTCGCGCTCACGCACACCTACGAGACGGTGGACGTCCCCACACCCGATGAGGCCGACGCGTTCCTGCCGCCCTACGACGGCGCGGGCAACCGCTTCGACTTCGAGAACCCGGTGAGCATCGGCTTCTCGGCGGGGCCGGACTACGATCGCTACTTCAAGTACTGGGAGCATCGCGACATGCAGGAGGCCGCGCCGCGCGCCATCAAGGAGGTGGAGGCGCGCTTCGCCGAAGTGTTCGGGCGACGCTACACTGGCATGATCGAGTGCGTGAACTGCGACGATGCCGACGTGGTGCTGGTGACGCTCGGGTCGGTGGCGGGGCTCGTGCGCGGCGTGGTGGAGAAGCTCCGCGCCCAGGGAGTGCGCGCCGGCATGCTGCGCATCCGCTACCTGCGCCCGATGCCGAGCGTGCTCGTGGCCACTGCGCTCGCGGCCGCGAAGGCCGTGGGCGTGCTGGAGAAGGACGTCTCGTTCGGCGCGGAGGGCACGGTGTACACCAACGTGAACTCGGCGCTGCAGCAGGCGGGGGCGCGCGTGCCGTCGTACAACTTCATTGGCGGCCTGGGCGGCGATGACATCTCCGAGGCCCAGGTGGAGGGTATGTTCCGCGCGCTCGCGCAGGCGGCCGAGGGCACGCTCGACCTGCCGCACGTAAGCTTCCTGGGAATCGATTCGCCGGCGGACGCCGTCTCGGAAGGAGGCCGATAG
- a CDS encoding 2-oxoacid:acceptor oxidoreductase family protein produces MIEVLWHGRGGQGAFTAARLLGAAASMEDGRHALAFPAFGPERRGAPIRAFTKMDDASIGDRSAIAQADYVVYLDDTLLGDGWERELKPGGLVLVNSTRAFDDACIVALDADGISSAVLGRPIPNTVFLGALAALCERVELADVEEAIRQYMPAKLHAKNIDIVQKACAVCHPERSDGAATPCHPGRAQRVEGSPAASAESAATTVPQRPASLIPTLRSGALDPAEFAHSTCFEGGYLTVKNAGWRNIRPVIDPAACTGCLQCYLYCPDGTVFKVADPAPGGAPVAIDYDFCKGCGVCAKACRFGAITMIPESEADAR; encoded by the coding sequence ATGATCGAAGTTTTATGGCACGGCCGGGGCGGGCAGGGCGCGTTCACGGCGGCGCGGCTTCTGGGCGCGGCGGCATCGATGGAGGATGGGCGGCACGCGCTCGCGTTCCCGGCGTTCGGACCCGAGCGTCGCGGCGCGCCCATCAGGGCGTTTACGAAGATGGACGATGCGTCCATCGGCGACCGCAGTGCCATCGCGCAGGCCGACTACGTGGTGTACTTGGATGACACGCTGCTCGGCGACGGCTGGGAGCGCGAACTCAAGCCTGGCGGCCTGGTTCTGGTGAACAGCACGCGTGCGTTCGACGATGCGTGCATCGTGGCGCTCGATGCCGACGGCATCTCGAGCGCGGTTCTCGGCCGGCCCATCCCCAACACGGTGTTCCTCGGCGCGCTGGCGGCGCTCTGCGAGAGGGTGGAGCTGGCCGACGTGGAGGAGGCCATCCGCCAGTACATGCCCGCGAAGCTGCACGCGAAGAACATCGATATCGTGCAGAAGGCGTGCGCCGTTTGTCATCCTGAGCGCAGCGACGGAGCAGCCACCCCTTGTCATCCTGGGCGAGCGCAGCGAGTCGAAGGATCCCCTGCGGCGTCAGCCGAAAGCGCCGCGACGACGGTGCCCCAGCGCCCGGCATCCCTCATCCCCACGCTTCGCTCCGGCGCGCTCGATCCCGCCGAGTTCGCGCATTCCACGTGCTTCGAGGGCGGCTACCTCACGGTGAAGAACGCGGGCTGGCGCAACATCCGCCCCGTGATCGATCCGGCCGCCTGCACGGGCTGCCTGCAATGCTACCTCTACTGTCCTGACGGCACCGTCTTCAAGGTGGCCGACCCCGCGCCCGGCGGCGCTCCGGTGGCCATCGACTACGACTTCTGCAAGGGCTGCGGCGTGTGCGCGAAGGCGTGCAGGTTCGGCGCCATCACGATGATCCCCGAAAGCGAGGCGGATGCCCGATGA
- a CDS encoding lipopolysaccharide biosynthesis protein, with amino-acid sequence MKRLGKDPSTAVAHHARETRARLNAADDDSQPANERGSHASATPSDTTPFLGANSRARQNEAPKMPRKPNFVTRSVNHWCNRLLGAVSDRSLAEQEAQYAAHRTTRDYVWNSIGIGAWGMVFPILTVVVTQLVGVEQAGMFSMAFVTGMLLMFLANYGVRTYQVSDLDERHSFSDYQLNRWITCAIMVAVGVAYCSIRGYASDMFTISLGVYVYKMVDGLADVYEGRLQQVDKLYLAGVSQAFRSVVVLIAFSLALLITRNLPVACIVMAAAAAVTFVVLTFPLALFETPKSRRVSPASVGRLFKSCFPLFLALFLYALIDNMPKFVMEGVLSYDNQLYFNALYFPAQGILLTIGLIYKPLLVRMAEAWGDPGKRKKFDLIIVAIMLVVVAYTGVTALVMGWIGIPVMSFLYGLDFEQFRGLLFIMIAAGGVTAGIDFLYQVITVLRRQQAVTKLYIITFGFSLFVPILLVNFTGLPGAVIGYLIVMCILFVLLVSEYIGIRLGFSKEAKDEAATDRPAVSPTRAAAHEKARVRAIAQELEAEGETARYRSPARAAAHAKARARAEQPLGKHAAPDEDDPLAE; translated from the coding sequence ATGAAACGTCTGGGGAAGGATCCGAGCACTGCCGTCGCGCATCACGCGCGCGAGACTCGCGCGCGCCTCAACGCGGCCGACGACGACTCGCAGCCCGCGAACGAGCGCGGCTCCCACGCGTCGGCAACCCCTTCCGACACCACCCCCTTCCTCGGCGCCAACTCGCGTGCCCGCCAAAACGAGGCTCCCAAGATGCCGCGCAAGCCCAACTTCGTCACGCGCTCGGTGAACCACTGGTGCAACCGCCTGCTCGGCGCCGTGTCCGACCGCTCGCTCGCCGAGCAGGAGGCGCAGTACGCCGCGCACCGCACCACGCGCGACTACGTGTGGAACTCCATCGGCATCGGCGCGTGGGGCATGGTGTTCCCCATCCTCACCGTGGTGGTCACGCAGCTCGTTGGCGTGGAGCAGGCCGGCATGTTCTCCATGGCGTTCGTCACGGGCATGCTGCTCATGTTCCTGGCCAACTACGGCGTGCGCACCTACCAGGTGTCCGACCTCGACGAACGGCACTCGTTCTCCGACTACCAGCTGAACCGGTGGATCACCTGCGCCATCATGGTGGCCGTCGGCGTGGCGTACTGCTCGATCCGCGGGTACGCCAGCGACATGTTCACCATCAGCCTAGGCGTGTACGTGTACAAGATGGTGGACGGCCTGGCCGACGTGTACGAAGGCCGCCTGCAGCAGGTGGACAAGCTCTACCTCGCAGGCGTCTCGCAGGCATTCCGCTCGGTGGTGGTGCTCATCGCGTTCTCGCTCGCACTGCTCATCACGCGCAACCTGCCCGTGGCCTGCATCGTCATGGCCGCGGCGGCGGCGGTCACCTTCGTGGTGCTCACATTCCCGCTCGCGCTGTTCGAGACGCCGAAGTCGCGCCGCGTGAGCCCCGCCAGCGTGGGCCGGCTGTTCAAGAGCTGCTTCCCGCTGTTCCTGGCGCTGTTCCTGTACGCGCTCATCGACAACATGCCGAAGTTCGTGATGGAGGGCGTGCTCAGCTACGACAACCAGCTGTACTTCAATGCGCTGTACTTCCCCGCGCAGGGCATCCTGCTCACCATCGGGCTCATCTACAAGCCCCTGCTCGTGCGCATGGCCGAGGCGTGGGGCGACCCCGGCAAACGGAAGAAGTTCGACCTGATCATCGTGGCCATCATGCTCGTGGTGGTAGCGTACACAGGCGTGACGGCCCTCGTCATGGGGTGGATCGGCATCCCCGTCATGAGCTTCCTCTACGGCCTGGACTTCGAGCAGTTCCGCGGCCTTTTGTTCATCATGATCGCCGCGGGCGGCGTGACGGCGGGCATCGACTTTCTGTACCAGGTCATCACCGTGCTGCGCCGGCAGCAGGCCGTGACGAAGCTCTACATCATCACGTTCGGGTTCTCGCTGTTCGTGCCCATCCTGCTGGTGAACTTCACCGGGCTGCCGGGCGCGGTGATCGGCTACCTCATCGTCATGTGCATCCTGTTCGTGCTGCTGGTGAGCGAGTACATCGGCATCCGCCTGGGCTTTTCCAAGGAGGCGAAGGACGAGGCCGCGACCGATCGCCCCGCCGTCTCGCCCACGCGCGCAGCCGCCCACGAGAAAGCCCGCGTCCGCGCCATCGCCCAGGAGCTTGAGGCGGAAGGCGAAACGGCCCGCTACCGCTCCCCCGCCCGCGCCGCCGCGCACGCCAAGGCCCGCGCCCGCGCCGAGCAGCCCCTCGGCAAGCACGCCGCGCCCGACGAGGACGACCCGCTAGCGGAGTAG
- a CDS encoding ATP-binding protein, whose translation MNKGALMIERPLYLDRIRPFIGKPIIKVVTGVRRAGKSTILELVRAELQAQGISQARMLDINLEKYSNRHFKDPEVLYAHVSQWADGLNGRQGFLFLDEIQEVETWEQLVPGLQTEFGLDIYLTGSNARFLSSEFATYLSGRYVEFKVFPFSFSEFVRLRADSGMEEGVDEAFDVFRILGGFPFLSYLDYEPGPSREYLLGIYDTVVLKDMVERENIKDAPLLGELLPFLMANIGHTFSGRSIERMLEGEGISISIGSVLKYVQVACHANLLYRAPRVDVMSKKVFKSQEKYYLVDQGLREAVYGSNDRNIDQVLENIVFLELLRYGWSVTVGDKPFLDSASVGDSSPLPGASPREIDFVASKGSRKLYLQVCYLLASDSTVEREFRPLEELRSDFPKYVLSMDKVDRSRNGIIHRDIRRFLLESDSLLR comes from the coding sequence ATGAACAAAGGAGCCCTCATGATCGAACGACCGCTCTATCTCGATAGGATTCGCCCGTTCATCGGCAAGCCCATCATCAAGGTGGTCACAGGCGTGCGCCGCGCGGGAAAGTCGACGATCCTCGAGCTTGTGCGCGCAGAGCTGCAAGCGCAGGGCATCTCCCAAGCGCGTATGCTTGATATCAACTTGGAGAAGTATTCGAATCGGCACTTCAAGGATCCCGAGGTGCTTTACGCGCACGTGAGCCAGTGGGCGGATGGGCTCAACGGCAGGCAAGGCTTCCTTTTCCTTGACGAGATCCAGGAAGTCGAAACCTGGGAGCAGCTTGTTCCCGGGCTGCAAACGGAGTTCGGGTTGGACATCTACCTTACGGGATCGAACGCCCGCTTTCTTTCGAGCGAATTCGCCACTTACCTGAGCGGGCGATACGTGGAGTTCAAGGTGTTCCCGTTCTCGTTCTCGGAGTTCGTGCGCCTGCGTGCCGATAGCGGTATGGAAGAGGGGGTGGACGAGGCCTTCGATGTGTTCCGTATCTTGGGCGGATTCCCATTTCTCTCGTATCTCGATTACGAGCCCGGACCCAGTCGCGAGTACCTCTTGGGAATCTACGACACCGTCGTGCTGAAGGATATGGTGGAGCGCGAGAACATCAAAGACGCGCCGCTTTTGGGGGAACTGCTTCCGTTTTTGATGGCGAACATAGGCCACACCTTCAGCGGTCGGAGTATCGAGCGCATGCTGGAGGGCGAGGGCATCTCTATCTCCATCGGGTCGGTGCTGAAGTACGTGCAGGTGGCGTGCCATGCGAACTTGCTGTACCGAGCACCTCGCGTCGACGTTATGAGCAAGAAGGTGTTCAAAAGCCAAGAGAAGTACTACCTAGTCGATCAGGGATTGCGCGAGGCGGTGTACGGAAGCAACGACCGCAACATCGATCAGGTGCTTGAGAACATCGTTTTCTTGGAGCTGCTTCGCTATGGATGGAGCGTCACCGTGGGCGACAAGCCTTTTTTGGATTCCGCGAGTGTTGGAGATTCCTCCCCGTTGCCGGGCGCCTCACCAAGGGAAATCGACTTCGTCGCATCGAAGGGCTCGCGCAAGCTGTACCTTCAAGTATGCTATCTGCTGGCAAGCGATTCGACGGTGGAGCGCGAGTTTCGGCCTCTGGAGGAGCTGCGAAGCGATTTCCCCAAATACGTGCTGTCGATGGATAAAGTCGATCGCAGCAGAAACGGCATCATCCACCGGGATATCCGCAGGTTCCTCCTGGAATCCGATAGCCTACTCCGCTAG
- a CDS encoding LysR family transcriptional regulator substrate-binding protein gives MTTAETTFAVSGQHYLFNVQTFAHVVLALGGDAYAYALRDRTTRGVIDDVASGKSELGVLFETSATADELNEALDAAGLEFVELIESAPRVALPKSHPMVNAASLSLEDMEDFPYLYFEQDEDSPVAFAEEALAGVPRAKSIACTDRASLSELIVALNGYTVTSGILVGISDGAGLNTVPLDTDVKLRLGYVARKGEALGDVAQRFVETLKKNLVKYARF, from the coding sequence ATGACCACTGCTGAAACCACTTTCGCCGTCTCCGGCCAGCACTACCTGTTCAACGTGCAGACGTTCGCCCACGTGGTGCTCGCGCTCGGCGGCGACGCGTACGCCTACGCCCTGCGCGACCGCACCACACGTGGCGTCATCGACGACGTCGCCAGCGGGAAGAGCGAGCTGGGCGTGCTGTTCGAGACCTCGGCCACGGCCGACGAGCTGAACGAGGCGCTCGACGCGGCGGGCCTGGAGTTCGTGGAGCTCATCGAGTCGGCCCCGCGCGTCGCGCTGCCCAAGAGCCACCCCATGGTGAACGCCGCCAGCCTCTCGCTCGAGGACATGGAGGACTTCCCGTACCTCTACTTCGAGCAGGACGAGGACTCGCCCGTGGCCTTCGCCGAGGAGGCGCTCGCCGGCGTGCCGCGCGCGAAGTCCATCGCGTGCACCGACCGCGCCTCGCTCTCCGAGCTCATCGTGGCGCTCAACGGCTACACGGTGACGAGCGGCATCCTCGTGGGCATCTCCGACGGCGCGGGCCTCAACACCGTGCCGCTCGACACCGATGTGAAGCTGCGCCTCGGCTACGTGGCCCGCAAGGGCGAAGCGCTCGGCGACGTCGCCCAGCGCTTCGTGGAAACCCTCAAGAAGAACCTCGTGAAGTACGCGCGGTTCTAA